The proteins below come from a single Cannabis sativa cultivar Pink pepper isolate KNU-18-1 chromosome 3, ASM2916894v1, whole genome shotgun sequence genomic window:
- the LOC115711361 gene encoding B3 domain-containing protein At1g05920-like: MIEALALVCSLHVEILSDNDRSHHLGSVDDLVEEKLRNIDVMKELEEDTPKRHCTASTSGQYYSPSSSSSEETKRISNDIMIFKSGIPKRRRTASTHSSSSSSSSSSPSERKRSNDIMILESGIPKRRRTASTHSTSSSSSSEERKRGKDDTGIPKRRRTSDDHHDDDVVLRVVPEETKVTRRNKSNNKRKRIRDDSDTSNTSKGGVIHGPNPPPPISEELAQVIRSMTTADHPNVKLVIQRKLFQTDTLSRQNRLQMPRNQISSDDFLNDDENKKLDQNEGIQVRFIQPNLEEENGLVFKRWKYKNVNCAGYVFNKNWHKGVVQKNGLECGQLVQVWFFRDKDGNPCFAMVNLG; encoded by the coding sequence ATGATCGAAGCCCTTGCTTTGGTGTGCTCCTTGCACGTTGAGATATTGTCTGATAATGATCGTAGTCATCATTTGGGTTCGGTTGACGATTTGGTTGAAGAAAAACTGAGAAATATTGATGTAATGAAAGAATTAGAGGAAGACACCCCAAAACGGCACTGTACTGCTTCTACTTCTGGGCAGTACTACTCtccctcatcatcatcatctgaaGAAACAAAAAGGATCAGCAACGACATCATGATCTTCAAAAGTGGCATCCCAAAACGACGCCGTACTGCTTCTACacactcatcatcatcatcatcatcatcatcatcaccatcagaAAGAAAAAGGAGCAACGACATCATGATCTTAGAAAGCGGCATCCCGAAACGACGCCGTACTGCTTCTACTCActcaacatcatcatcatcatcatctgaaGAAAGAAAAAGGGGCAAAGACGACACCGGCATCCCGAAACGACGCCGTACTAGTGATGATCATCATGATGATGATGTAGTACTACGAGTAGTGCCTGAAGAAACGAAGGTGACAAGAAGAAATAAGtcgaataataaaagaaagagGATCAGGGATGATAGTGATACGAGTAATACAAGTAAAGGAGGTGTAATTCATGGACCAAACCCTCCTCCGCCTATTTCTGAGGAGCTGGCCCAAGTCATTCGTAGTATGACTACTGCTGATCATCCCAACGTCAAATTGGTTATTCAGAGAAAACTTTTCCAAACTGATACTCTCTCACGACAAAATCGTCTTCAAATGCCACGTAATCAGATCAGTTCCGATGACTTTCTCAACGACGACGAGAATAAGAAATTGGACCAAAATGAGGGAATTCAAGTTAGGTTCATTCAACCCAACCTTGAAGAAGAAAATGGCCTAGTTTTCAAGAGGTGGAAATACAAGAACGTCAACTGTGCGGGTTACGTGTTCAACAAAAATTGGCACAAAGGTGTTGTTCAGAAAAATGGACTCGAGTGTGGGCAACTTGTTCAGGTCTGGTTTTTTAGGGACAAGGATGGAAACCCTTGTTTTGCCATGGTCAATCTCGGCTGA
- the LOC133035606 gene encoding uncharacterized protein LOC133035606, which produces MIRGYGLPSYGIVLAMFQDFLLWIPKLNTVKFLDFWYSSLNKIKIKIKECIGQRVWMKKRKIKYLVCWYQEWSDIKLAFSDGASPANPTFIRWCAIFHETWRSSSLFMLWWKQTFLSFFRPESRCRFTIYNVWLLRKAIQVFIEVYLTTTMVLCYILYSENGYLKRC; this is translated from the exons ATGATCAGAGGCTATGGGCTCCCAAGCTATGGTATTGTTCTTGCTATGTTTCAAGATTTTCTACTTTGGATCCCAAAGCTCAACACGGTCAAGTTTTTGGATTTTTGG TATTCAAGCTTGAACAAAATAAAGATAAAGATTAAGGAATGTATTGGACAAAGGGTATGGATGAAGAAGAGAAAGATAAAG TACTTAGTTTGCTGGTACCAAGAGTGGTCAGATATTAAGCTAGCTTTCTCTGATGGAGCTTCTCCTGCTAATCCAACTTTCATTCGTTGGTGTGCTATCTTCCATGAAACATGGAGATCCAGTAGTCTATTTATGTTATGGTGGAAACAGACTTTTCTCAGCTTCTTTAGACCTGAATCAAG GTGTCGGTTCACAATTTACAACGTGTGGCTACTTCGAAAGGCCATTCAG GTTTTCATTGAGGTTTATCTTACCACCACTATGGTACTATGCTACATTCTTTATTCTGAAAATGGTTACCTTAAAAGATGCTAG